A portion of the Methanomicrobiales archaeon genome contains these proteins:
- a CDS encoding 2-isopropylmalate synthase, protein MALFSNRLRFFDTTLRDGEQTPGVSLTPAEKLEIASVLSRIGVHTIEVGSAAASEGEREALRLIADADLSAEICTYVRALRQDIDYAAECNADSVHLVVPVSDLHIQKKLRKTREEVCNMAWSAVEYARERGLIVELSGEDASRADPAFLREVFAGGVERGADRLCFCDTVGLLTPERTAELIPPLCLAPLSIHCHDDLGMALANSLAALKAGASACHVTVNGLGERAGNTPLEELVMALEVLYGYRTGIVTEELYHLATLVSRLSGVPLPVNKAIVGEMAFTHESGIHAHGVLREPSTYESIRPESIGRKRRIVLGKHSGSASVEAALHEMNYRPDENQLREIIKRIKQLGDEGKRVTDADLMAIADAVLAIECSPVLQMRQFTVVSGSNVIPTASVTMTVHGEEVTGAATGTGPVDAAMEALRRSVADVADIRLEEYHVDAISGGTDALVDVTVKLSKDGKILTSRGARTDIIMASVEAVIAGMNRLLREENEDRS, encoded by the coding sequence ATTGCTTTATTCTCGAATCGCCTGCGCTTTTTTGATACTACGCTACGGGACGGCGAACAGACGCCCGGAGTCTCACTGACACCCGCCGAGAAGCTCGAGATCGCCTCTGTCCTCTCCCGAATCGGGGTACACACCATCGAAGTGGGATCTGCAGCCGCATCCGAGGGGGAGCGCGAGGCGCTGCGCCTGATCGCCGATGCGGATTTGTCGGCCGAGATCTGCACCTATGTTCGGGCACTCCGGCAGGACATCGACTACGCGGCAGAATGCAATGCCGACTCTGTCCACCTGGTGGTGCCCGTGAGCGACCTGCACATCCAGAAGAAGCTGCGGAAGACGCGCGAGGAGGTCTGCAATATGGCCTGGAGCGCCGTGGAATACGCCCGGGAACGGGGTCTCATCGTCGAGCTCTCCGGGGAGGACGCATCCCGGGCTGACCCGGCATTCCTCCGTGAGGTATTCGCCGGCGGCGTGGAACGGGGCGCCGATCGGCTCTGCTTCTGCGATACGGTCGGACTGCTGACGCCGGAGCGGACGGCGGAGCTCATCCCTCCGCTCTGTCTTGCGCCCCTCTCCATCCACTGCCACGACGACCTCGGGATGGCCCTGGCAAACTCCCTCGCGGCGCTGAAAGCGGGTGCGAGCGCATGCCATGTGACCGTGAACGGCCTGGGGGAGCGGGCGGGCAACACGCCGCTCGAAGAGCTCGTCATGGCGCTCGAGGTGCTCTACGGCTACCGGACCGGCATCGTCACGGAGGAGCTCTACCATCTTGCCACCCTGGTCTCGCGGTTGAGCGGTGTGCCGCTCCCCGTCAACAAGGCGATCGTCGGGGAGATGGCCTTCACGCATGAGAGCGGCATCCATGCCCATGGCGTCCTCCGCGAACCGAGCACCTATGAATCCATCCGACCGGAGTCGATCGGGCGGAAACGGCGGATTGTGCTGGGGAAGCACTCGGGATCCGCCTCCGTCGAGGCCGCCCTGCACGAGATGAACTACCGCCCCGACGAGAACCAGCTGCGGGAGATCATCAAGCGCATCAAACAGCTCGGTGACGAAGGCAAACGGGTCACGGATGCAGACCTGATGGCCATCGCAGACGCTGTCCTCGCCATCGAGTGCAGTCCGGTGCTGCAGATGCGGCAGTTCACGGTGGTGAGCGGGAGCAACGTGATCCCGACGGCATCCGTGACCATGACCGTACACGGGGAGGAGGTGACGGGAGCCGCCACCGGCACAGGCCCCGTGGATGCTGCCATGGAGGCCCTGCGCCGCTCCGTCGCCGATGTGGCCGACATCCGCTTGGAGGAGTACCACGTGGATGCGATCAGCGGCGGAACGGACGCGTTAGTGGACGTAACGGTAAAATTAAGTAAAGACGGGAAGATACTTACTTCCAGAGGTGCTCGCACCGATATCATCATGGCCAGCGTTGAAGCGGTCATCGCCGGCATGAACAGACTGTTGAGGGAAGAGAATGAAGACCGGAGCTAA
- the dnaK gene encoding molecular chaperone DnaK encodes MSKEKIIGIDLGTSNSQAAVMLGGKPTIIPSAEGATVAGKMFPSVVAIAKDGQLLVGEPARRQAVSNPEGTVLAAKRKIGTNHTYTIHGKQYTPQQISAFILQKIKRDAEAFLGEEIKKAVITVPAYFNDNQRTATKDAGRIAGLDVVRLVNEPTAASMAYGLDKAGEHKILVFDLGGGTLDVTIMEFGGGTFTVLSTSGDTQLGGTDMDNAVVDWIVEEFKKQEGVDLRKDKMAIQRVREAAEKAKIELSSVLETEINLPYITVDKEGPKHLALKLSRSRLEQLVDPIISRCIHPIEQALADAKLTKRDLNKVILVGGPTRMPAVVKFIEEQTGLKPERGVDPMECVAMGAAIQGAILAGEITDLLLLDVTPLTLGIETLGGVMTPLIERNTTIPTRKSQIFSTASDFQTAVTIHVLQGERPMAADNISLGQFNLVGIPPAPRGVPQIEVEFDIDASGILNVSAKDRGTGKEQKMTISASTKLSDKEVEKMIQQAKEFEEEDRKRREEVETRNNADSMIYTAEKTLSELGDKIGAEQKDRLESAIKTAKSALEGKDMDRIRQETENLQKVLQDVGTVIYQEAARKYAEEAAEKKAAGESSGNAEGPSGSKDKEKVVDAEFKVEEE; translated from the coding sequence ATGAGTAAAGAGAAGATTATCGGAATCGACCTCGGGACCTCGAACAGTCAGGCGGCCGTGATGCTGGGCGGCAAGCCCACGATCATCCCCTCAGCGGAGGGTGCGACGGTTGCAGGAAAGATGTTCCCCTCTGTGGTGGCCATTGCAAAAGACGGCCAGCTGCTGGTGGGGGAGCCCGCCCGCAGGCAGGCGGTGAGCAACCCGGAGGGGACCGTTCTTGCCGCCAAGAGGAAGATCGGCACCAATCACACATACACCATTCACGGCAAGCAGTACACGCCCCAGCAGATCTCGGCATTCATCCTGCAGAAGATCAAGCGGGACGCCGAGGCATTCCTGGGGGAAGAGATTAAAAAAGCCGTGATCACGGTTCCTGCATACTTCAACGACAACCAGAGGACCGCCACGAAGGATGCCGGCAGGATCGCAGGCCTCGACGTTGTGCGGCTGGTGAACGAACCGACGGCCGCTTCGATGGCGTACGGGCTGGACAAAGCGGGAGAGCACAAGATCCTGGTGTTCGATCTGGGCGGCGGCACCCTGGACGTAACGATCATGGAGTTCGGAGGCGGCACGTTCACTGTGCTGTCCACGTCCGGCGACACTCAGCTGGGCGGCACCGACATGGACAACGCAGTAGTGGACTGGATCGTCGAGGAGTTCAAAAAACAGGAAGGCGTGGACCTGAGAAAGGACAAGATGGCCATCCAGAGGGTGCGGGAGGCGGCGGAGAAGGCGAAGATCGAACTCTCGTCGGTCCTGGAGACCGAGATCAACCTGCCGTACATCACGGTGGACAAGGAGGGTCCCAAGCACCTCGCCCTCAAACTCTCCCGCTCCCGGCTGGAGCAGCTCGTCGATCCCATCATCTCCCGCTGCATCCATCCGATCGAGCAGGCGCTCGCCGATGCCAAACTGACCAAACGGGATCTGAACAAGGTGATCCTCGTCGGCGGACCCACCCGCATGCCCGCGGTCGTGAAGTTCATCGAGGAGCAGACGGGTCTGAAGCCCGAACGGGGCGTCGATCCGATGGAATGCGTCGCGATGGGCGCTGCCATCCAGGGTGCGATCCTGGCCGGCGAGATCACCGATCTCCTGCTGCTGGACGTGACGCCGCTGACTCTGGGCATCGAGACGCTCGGCGGCGTCATGACCCCGCTTATCGAGCGTAATACCACGATCCCTACCCGGAAGAGCCAGATCTTCTCCACCGCGTCCGACTTCCAGACGGCGGTCACCATCCACGTGCTGCAGGGAGAGCGGCCGATGGCCGCGGACAACATCAGCCTTGGGCAGTTCAACCTGGTGGGCATCCCGCCGGCTCCCCGCGGCGTGCCGCAGATCGAGGTCGAGTTCGACATCGACGCCTCGGGCATCCTGAACGTCTCGGCAAAAGACCGCGGAACCGGCAAGGAGCAGAAGATGACCATCTCCGCATCCACCAAGCTCTCGGACAAAGAAGTCGAGAAGATGATCCAGCAGGCCAAGGAGTTCGAGGAGGAGGACAGGAAGCGGAGAGAGGAAGTGGAGACCCGGAACAATGCCGATTCGATGATCTACACTGCCGAGAAGACTCTCTCCGAACTGGGCGACAAGATTGGCGCAGAGCAGAAGGACAGACTGGAATCGGCCATCAAGACTGCCAAATCGGCCCTGGAGGGCAAGGATATGGACAGGATCCGGCAGGAGACCGAGAACCTGCAGAAGGTGCTGCAGGATGTGGGGACGGTCATCTACCAGGAGGCAGCGCGCAAGTACGCCGAAGAAGCAGCAGAGAAGAAGGCAGCCGGAGAATCTTCAGGGAATGCCGAAGGCCCGTCGGGCTCAAAAGACAAAGAAAAGGTCGTTGACGCCGAATTCAAGGTCGAGGAAGAGTAA
- a CDS encoding DUF4013 domain-containing protein produces MDYGSMLGDSLDYTRDLLWGKWKRWILLIPCTIIFPLLLGYIMEIYRGKQDPELEGWGRLFIDGLKYFVASLIYALPAILIMLVFGDIALLDAIARSAASGSPDPLAGNPQVLAPALFAFGIGIILAILVGLAIALLSIIGLVRMARTDRFGEAFNFGAILDHIARIGWSQYIVALIVIWVVSIVLGAALSALAGIPFIGWIFWLFLTPAVVIFESRYIALVYDSGTRPHQPA; encoded by the coding sequence ATGGACTACGGAAGCATGCTGGGAGACTCGCTCGACTATACGCGGGATCTCCTGTGGGGGAAGTGGAAACGCTGGATCCTTCTTATCCCGTGCACAATCATCTTTCCACTCCTGCTTGGCTATATCATGGAGATCTACCGGGGCAAGCAGGATCCCGAACTGGAGGGCTGGGGCAGGCTTTTCATCGACGGGTTGAAGTACTTCGTCGCATCACTCATCTATGCCCTGCCGGCGATCCTGATCATGCTCGTGTTCGGGGATATCGCCCTGCTGGATGCCATCGCCAGGTCGGCAGCAAGCGGGAGTCCCGATCCCCTCGCCGGCAATCCGCAGGTGCTCGCACCAGCCCTGTTCGCCTTCGGCATCGGTATCATACTCGCCATCCTAGTGGGGCTGGCAATCGCGCTTCTTTCCATCATCGGGCTCGTGCGGATGGCGCGGACGGATAGGTTCGGAGAGGCCTTCAACTTCGGCGCCATCCTCGACCACATCGCACGCATCGGGTGGAGTCAATACATCGTGGCGCTCATCGTCATCTGGGTGGTCTCGATCGTCCTGGGGGCCGCTCTCTCCGCCCTGGCGGGAATACCGTTCATTGGCTGGATCTTCTGGCTTTTCCTGACGCCGGCGGTGGTCATCTTCGAATCGCGCTACATCGCCCTGGTCTACGATAGCGGCACACGTCCTCACCAGCCTGCCTGA
- a CDS encoding DUF4013 domain-containing protein, with product MVADAFRYTRNTLWGKWVKWLVLALYIPINLGYYRHILQGEVEPPTRIPDTEEVFIEGLKLLVVLAVYALPVIVIALAFFGGTYALLSTMILSGDASAAIAILGTVVLGSLVTFLLSILVGLIAAIAAIRFSRTNDYAEAFNFGAILDHIARIGWGNYIVSFLVPVLAIGIVVLGLLMIPFLGWALLFILGPVFGVFLSRYLTILYDAAPV from the coding sequence ATGGTTGCGGATGCATTCCGGTACACGCGGAATACGCTCTGGGGAAAATGGGTCAAGTGGCTGGTTCTCGCCCTCTACATCCCGATCAACCTGGGCTACTACCGGCATATCCTGCAGGGGGAGGTAGAACCTCCGACACGGATACCCGATACGGAGGAGGTATTCATCGAGGGCCTGAAATTGCTGGTTGTTCTTGCCGTGTATGCCCTCCCTGTCATCGTGATAGCGCTCGCCTTTTTCGGCGGGACATATGCCCTCCTCTCCACGATGATCCTGTCCGGAGACGCATCTGCTGCAATAGCAATCCTCGGGACCGTGGTCCTCGGATCCCTCGTCACGTTCCTGTTGTCCATACTTGTCGGTCTGATTGCGGCCATTGCTGCGATCCGATTCTCGCGGACGAACGATTACGCAGAAGCGTTCAACTTCGGCGCCATCCTCGACCATATTGCACGCATCGGGTGGGGAAATTACATCGTTTCGTTCCTGGTTCCCGTACTCGCGATCGGGATTGTGGTGCTCGGGCTTCTCATGATCCCCTTTCTCGGATGGGCGCTGCTGTTCATCCTTGGCCCCGTCTTCGGGGTATTCCTCTCCCGGTACCTGACGATCCTGTACGATGCTGCCCCGGTCTGA
- the purH gene encoding bifunctional phosphoribosylaminoimidazolecarboxamide formyltransferase/IMP cyclohydrolase, translating into MKWALLSVWDKRGIVDLAKTLVANGYSLVSSGGTGRALAEGGVPYREVAEYTGSPEILDGRVKTLHPRIHGGLLGRPGIDDCTAAALGFQYIEILVVNLYPFEEKAGSGLALEELVEYIDIGGPAMVRAGAKNHRYVAVLVDPEDYGMAKEAVERGGFSPEQRLYLAKKAFARTAAYDAAISNFLQGLGETFPPIYTLQFRNGRALRYGENPHQLGAVYGERGIAGAEPFQGRQMSFNNYLDASSAVSLLSEFADPCAVLVKHNNPCGVAIGDNLLSAYITAREVDPISAYGSVVALNRTVERDVAEEITKTFVEVVIAPSYTEDASMVLRKKENLRAILLRTPLPDEESIRSIDGGILVQRTPPYQEHWTVVTERDPDAEELAAMRLAWRVCKHTRSNAIVFANARKTVGIGAGQMSRVDSARIAIAKARDSLQGSAVGSDAFLPFPDTLEEAAAAGATALVQPGGSIRDDEVIAAANRLDVTMIFTGVRHFKH; encoded by the coding sequence ATGAAATGGGCACTGCTGTCGGTATGGGATAAGAGAGGGATTGTCGATCTGGCAAAAACGCTTGTCGCAAACGGCTACTCCCTGGTGAGTTCGGGCGGCACAGGCAGGGCACTGGCAGAGGGCGGCGTGCCGTATCGAGAGGTGGCGGAGTACACGGGATCCCCCGAGATCTTGGACGGGCGTGTGAAGACGCTCCATCCCCGGATCCACGGCGGGCTCCTCGGGCGGCCGGGGATAGACGATTGCACGGCCGCCGCGCTCGGGTTCCAGTATATCGAAATTCTCGTGGTGAACCTGTATCCGTTCGAGGAGAAGGCTGGATCTGGTCTGGCTCTGGAGGAGCTCGTGGAGTACATCGATATTGGCGGCCCGGCGATGGTGCGGGCAGGGGCCAAGAACCACCGCTACGTAGCGGTGCTTGTCGATCCGGAGGACTACGGCATGGCAAAAGAGGCGGTCGAGCGGGGAGGGTTCTCCCCGGAGCAGCGGCTGTACCTGGCGAAGAAGGCGTTCGCCAGGACTGCCGCCTACGATGCAGCGATCAGCAACTTCCTCCAGGGGCTGGGAGAGACATTTCCTCCGATCTATACCCTGCAGTTCCGGAACGGCCGTGCGCTGCGGTATGGCGAGAACCCTCACCAGCTGGGGGCAGTGTACGGGGAGCGGGGCATCGCCGGAGCAGAACCCTTCCAGGGACGCCAGATGTCCTTCAACAACTATCTGGACGCCAGTTCCGCCGTCTCTCTCCTGAGCGAGTTTGCGGATCCCTGTGCTGTGCTCGTCAAGCACAACAACCCCTGCGGCGTGGCGATAGGAGACAATCTCCTCTCCGCCTATATCACGGCACGCGAGGTGGATCCGATCTCCGCTTATGGTTCCGTCGTTGCCCTCAACCGTACCGTGGAGAGGGATGTGGCGGAGGAGATCACGAAGACATTCGTTGAGGTGGTGATCGCCCCCTCCTACACCGAGGACGCATCGATGGTTCTGCGGAAGAAAGAGAATCTAAGAGCCATTCTCCTGCGGACACCGCTCCCGGACGAGGAATCAATCCGCAGCATCGACGGGGGGATCCTGGTGCAGCGGACGCCGCCCTACCAGGAGCACTGGACGGTCGTGACAGAACGGGATCCGGATGCGGAGGAACTGGCGGCCATGAGGCTGGCCTGGAGGGTGTGCAAGCATACACGCTCCAATGCGATTGTCTTTGCGAATGCCAGAAAGACCGTCGGGATCGGAGCCGGTCAGATGAGCCGGGTGGACTCGGCGCGGATTGCCATCGCCAAGGCGAGAGATTCCCTGCAGGGCAGCGCAGTGGGCTCGGATGCCTTCCTGCCCTTCCCTGACACCCTCGAGGAGGCGGCGGCAGCGGGGGCGACCGCCCTGGTGCAGCCCGGGGGTTCGATCCGGGACGATGAGGTCATCGCGGCAGCAAACCGGCTGGATGTGACGATGATCTTCACGGGGGTACGCCATTTCAAGCACTGA
- the dnaJ gene encoding molecular chaperone DnaJ encodes MSDDYYDILGIPRNATDKEIKAAFRSLARKYHPDVCRERGAEEKFKKINEAYSVLSDPQKRARYDMGGKSAFEGASPFGGGFGGFHTDYYDFGDIFDAFFGGFGERSRQRQGPIPGADILIRLRISLEEAVFGVDKDVEVDHTEACPACDATGSVSKRLRPCPTCGGSGQVRHVHATVLGQFIRAAPCGACRGRGRVAETPCTQCRGTGHVQARKKVRVHVPAGIDTGMRLRVGGLGEAGEMGAPSGDLFIEVSVAPHRRFSRAGDHLETTIEITPAQAAIGSSATVETIDRKQVEVQIPEGTEQDAVLTVPGEGVRKKGRSGDLRVRVKIRTPRHLSAEERDLYQKLLQLEGKKKPKRKGLFGHLRG; translated from the coding sequence GTGTCGGATGACTACTACGACATCCTCGGCATACCGAGAAACGCCACGGACAAGGAGATAAAGGCTGCATTTCGCAGCCTCGCACGGAAGTACCATCCTGATGTCTGCAGGGAAAGGGGTGCCGAGGAGAAGTTCAAGAAGATCAACGAGGCTTACAGCGTGCTCTCGGATCCGCAGAAGAGGGCGCGGTACGACATGGGAGGCAAGAGCGCATTCGAGGGCGCCTCCCCCTTCGGCGGAGGGTTCGGAGGTTTCCATACCGACTACTACGACTTCGGTGACATCTTCGACGCGTTCTTCGGGGGTTTTGGTGAGCGGTCCCGCCAGAGGCAGGGGCCGATCCCGGGCGCGGACATACTGATCCGCCTTCGGATCAGTCTGGAGGAGGCGGTATTCGGGGTGGATAAAGACGTGGAGGTCGATCACACCGAGGCATGCCCGGCATGCGATGCGACCGGCAGCGTCTCGAAGCGGCTCCGGCCGTGTCCGACCTGCGGGGGCAGCGGTCAGGTGCGGCATGTCCATGCGACCGTTCTCGGACAGTTCATTCGGGCCGCCCCCTGCGGAGCCTGTCGCGGACGGGGGAGGGTTGCGGAGACACCATGCACGCAGTGCCGAGGAACCGGCCATGTGCAGGCCAGAAAGAAGGTACGCGTGCACGTGCCTGCCGGGATCGATACGGGCATGCGGCTGCGTGTCGGCGGACTCGGCGAGGCGGGCGAGATGGGGGCGCCGAGCGGAGACCTCTTCATCGAGGTGAGTGTCGCCCCCCACAGACGGTTCTCCCGCGCGGGAGACCATCTGGAGACGACCATCGAGATCACGCCCGCTCAGGCCGCTATCGGCTCGTCCGCAACGGTGGAGACGATCGACCGCAAGCAGGTGGAAGTCCAGATCCCGGAAGGTACGGAGCAGGATGCTGTCCTCACCGTGCCCGGAGAGGGTGTGCGGAAGAAAGGAAGAAGCGGCGATCTCCGCGTTCGCGTGAAGATCCGCACGCCCCGGCACCTCTCGGCGGAAGAGCGCGACCTGTACCAGAAACTCCTCCAGCTGGAGGGGAAAAAGAAGCCGAAGAGGAAGGGGCTCTTCGGCCATCTCCGGGGATGA
- the dnaJ gene encoding molecular chaperone DnaJ: MDKRDYYEVLGLSRGASQDEIKRAFRQLARKYHPDVNPNDKEAEERFKEINEAFQVLSDREKRAQYDQFGHAAFKPGDFAGFRTSSFEDLFRDFGFGDIFNVFGGGGRASRARDGADLRYDVEITLAEAYSGLTRSFEIPHSAECTTCRGVGAVPEHMRDCPACQGSGQIRRVQRSAFGQMVNIATCSRCGGRGKIIEKPCRTCGGTGRIQKTKKIRITIPSGVDDGQYLRIAGEGEPGERGGVPGDLYVVVHVQEHEIFERHGADLFCKTVLPLSTAIFGGEIEVPTITGKATLKIPPGTQSHTVFRLNGQGMPHIDSKERGDELVKIVVEIPRHLTPHQEALLKEALLDQPVETKKGFFERLREYV; the protein is encoded by the coding sequence ATGGATAAAAGAGACTACTACGAGGTGCTCGGGCTTTCCCGCGGAGCGTCGCAGGACGAGATCAAACGGGCATTCCGTCAGCTCGCGCGCAAGTATCACCCGGATGTGAACCCGAACGACAAAGAGGCGGAGGAGCGGTTCAAAGAGATCAACGAGGCGTTCCAGGTGCTGAGCGATCGCGAGAAGCGGGCTCAATACGATCAGTTCGGCCATGCCGCCTTCAAGCCCGGCGATTTCGCGGGTTTTCGGACATCCAGCTTCGAAGATCTCTTTCGGGACTTCGGATTCGGGGACATTTTCAATGTCTTCGGGGGCGGCGGCAGGGCGTCTCGGGCTCGGGACGGTGCCGATCTGCGGTACGACGTGGAGATCACGCTTGCGGAGGCGTATAGCGGCCTGACGCGATCGTTCGAGATCCCCCACTCGGCAGAGTGCACCACCTGCAGAGGGGTTGGGGCAGTTCCGGAACATATGAGGGATTGCCCCGCCTGCCAGGGCAGCGGCCAGATTCGGAGAGTGCAGCGGAGCGCATTCGGACAGATGGTGAACATCGCCACATGCAGCCGCTGCGGCGGGCGCGGAAAGATCATCGAGAAGCCCTGCAGGACCTGCGGGGGTACAGGGCGTATCCAGAAGACCAAGAAGATTCGGATCACCATCCCGAGCGGCGTGGACGATGGTCAGTACCTTCGGATCGCCGGCGAAGGGGAGCCGGGAGAGAGAGGCGGTGTGCCGGGCGATCTGTACGTCGTGGTGCACGTGCAGGAGCACGAGATCTTCGAGAGGCACGGAGCCGATCTCTTCTGCAAGACGGTTCTCCCGCTCAGCACCGCGATCTTCGGCGGCGAGATCGAAGTGCCCACGATCACGGGGAAAGCAACCCTGAAGATCCCTCCGGGAACGCAGAGCCACACGGTGTTTCGGCTGAACGGGCAGGGAATGCCGCACATCGATTCGAAGGAGAGGGGGGACGAGCTGGTGAAAATTGTCGTGGAGATTCCGCGGCATCTGACACCCCACCAGGAGGCACTGCTGAAAGAAGCCCTCCTGGATCAGCCTGTTGAGACGAAGAAGGGTTTTTTCGAGAGGCTGCGGGAGTACGTCTGA
- a CDS encoding nucleotide exchange factor GrpE, whose protein sequence is MQNQSTERGNAKASQGAAEGDIDLQSALEEERKRYAELQDRYIRLAADFDNYRKKFDRERDAIVSLANQNLIAELLVIVDDFERALASIESEENREGLEMLQKNFLKILESHGLQAIECLGKKFDPNLHDVLAQEASECESGTVLEEYQKGYMLRSRVIRPSKVKIAEDSRDRKGEHHE, encoded by the coding sequence ATGCAGAATCAGTCGACAGAACGGGGAAATGCTAAGGCTTCGCAGGGCGCTGCGGAAGGCGATATCGATCTGCAGTCCGCCCTTGAGGAGGAGCGGAAACGGTATGCCGAACTTCAGGACCGGTACATCCGCCTGGCGGCAGATTTTGACAACTACCGCAAGAAATTTGACAGGGAGAGGGATGCCATCGTCTCCCTCGCGAACCAGAACCTGATCGCCGAACTCCTTGTGATTGTCGACGATTTCGAGCGGGCTCTCGCCTCGATCGAGAGCGAGGAGAACCGGGAAGGGCTCGAGATGCTCCAGAAGAACTTCCTCAAGATTCTGGAATCCCATGGTCTCCAGGCCATCGAATGCCTCGGCAAGAAGTTCGATCCCAATCTCCATGACGTGCTCGCGCAGGAGGCGAGCGAATGCGAGAGCGGGACCGTGCTCGAGGAGTACCAGAAAGGCTACATGCTCCGATCCAGGGTGATTCGCCCGTCGAAAGTCAAGATTGCAGAAGATAGCAGGGATAGGAAAGGTGAGCACCATGAGTAA